The nucleotide sequence TGGTGGCTCTGCAGGACAACACCAACGCTGGTGAgtagtgtacacacacaaacacaaacataaacacacaccccCACAAACTGCACCTTTTCCCCTCCAGTTGGGGAGTCTACGTTCCTGTCGTTTCAAAGGGGAGACCTGATCCTATTGGACCAGGAGACGGGTCAGCAGGTCATGACCTCAGGCTGGGCCCACGGGGTCAATGAATGGACCAATCAGAAAGAAGATTTCCCTGCTGACGCCGTCTACGTCCTGCCGACTGTTACTAGACCTCAGGCCGACGTAGTGgtaagacatacacacacacagcctttacacacacacacagcctttgcATGAtcctcaaacctctctctctagACGTTGGTTACCATGACACCAGACCAGCGACAGGAGACGGTCCGTTTGTCTCAGCTGGTTCTCCCGGAAACTGGAGAGGGTTAAACCTTACACACTGGAAGAGTTCAGCTATGACCACTTCAGGTAGACATGCACgtatgcatttat is from Oncorhynchus gorbuscha isolate QuinsamMale2020 ecotype Even-year linkage group LG19, OgorEven_v1.0, whole genome shotgun sequence and encodes:
- the LOC124005806 gene encoding unconventional myosin-VIIa-like, which produces MKGDEFTFTSTNSEDIRDLVVTFLEGLRNRSKYVVALQDNTNAVGESTFLSFQRGDLILLDQETGQQVMTSGWAHGVNEWTNQKEDFPADAVYVLPTVTRPQADVVTLVTMTPDQRQETVRLSQLVLPETGEG